Within Polyangia bacterium, the genomic segment CGGGTGGTTCTATCCCATCCGGCCGCGCACCGGCCTTGACTGGGTGGGCGCGGTGACGTTGGGGCACGCCATCCTCTGCCGCCGCGAACTCCTCGAGGACGCGACGCCCCGCGCGCGTCTGACCCTGGCGCACGAGCTGGCCCACACGCGGCAGCACGATCGCCTGGGGCCGCTTTATTTACCGCTGCACATCCTGGCCCAGGCCGCCAGCGCCGCCCTGTCGATCAGCGGCCGTCCCCGGGTCAGCCGGCTCCACGATCACAATCCACTGGAACAGACATTTATCTGTCTAT encodes:
- a CDS encoding DUF4157 domain-containing protein, which produces MRALRALWTLPTNLLGHLAGWLVSGGRRPRRISGPLAVGWFYPIRPRTGLDWVGAVTLGHAILCRRELLEDATPRARLTLAHELAHTRQHDRLGPLYLPLHILAQAASAALSISGRPRVSRLHDHNPLEQTFICLSAGAVNESLFAWTDDGPAVEAYLAAFGV